aaaattgaaattttCATTATGACTTCTTGTAACAGCTGTGAAATAatctattgtgtatatgtaccatattttttatccattctttaacTGAGGGGTCTAAGAAAATGTGGGGCAGTGGAAACTTTATGAAATTTATGACCGATATGGGGGatattgtttccagcttctggtagtGTGACTAAAGCCACTGTGAGCAGGTGACTAGATAGCACTTTcacaggagttgtatagctgagTTATAATATATCTTTCCCAGTTCTCTTTGGAAATACCACATTAGTTTCCATTATGACCGTACAAGCTTGAACTGCCACCAACAATAGACTACTTACCTGCTCTACATCCCTTGCACAATGAACTCTTCTTTAGttattgatcttaaccattcttacAGATGCAATATGGAGTATCAaagtaattttttctttatatttttctgatGGCTAAAGATGTCAAACATTTCTTCAAGTATTTCTCAGTCATTTAACATTCTGCTAATGAGAATTTTCAGTTTATATTCCCATATGTAATTGGGTTGTGTGTTTTAATACCtagttttcaatttctttatgtattttggaaatGATCCCTCATTGGATATGGTATTGGTGAAATCTTTCACATTCTTTTTGCTGTTCTATAAACCGTTTTAATAACCATTCATCAGAAAAAATTTCTTAAGATGATTCAAAGAATGTTTTCAGTATGTGTGAGAAATAATATATCGCAAAGTATTTTTTCTTGCTCATCATAGCAGGATTTAGGATGAATGAAACTAGACAAAAGAAGAGGTAaaaagatacttttttttcttttgctttgtattGCATATTGGTCTATGTGAAGTATAAAAGCAttttttcttcaataaaattTAGATTAGAAATATGGCAATTATATGCTAATACATCGGCATTGTTATTCTCACACAGAGGAGATAAAATGTGTAGAAACAAGTCAAATAATAacaagtatggttttgttcagaCAGCTCAGGAGGTACTGGCCAGAGTTTATTAGGAAAGTAGAACACATTCAGCGTATTTGCTTAATATATCAAAAGTGAGACATTGACGTTACAATTGTGAATATTATTTGGCTGGTGTAAGAGGAGAGGTCAAGGACAAGGGCTCTGTGTCATGGGTTGGACAGAAACTCCCTCTTTACTCAGTGCTACGATTGATTACATAGCAACTGCACTACCTCAGCTCAtgtagtgctggaattatagcagatagccaccatacctggttcaTAAAGACAcgttaaacatatatttattcagTAGAAATTTTCAACAGTGTTAATAAGCTGTCTTAAGTGCTTTGTATTTTAAATGACTGGCTTTTTATAGTTGAAGATCAGAGAACAATGATAACTAGGATCCCTAAAGATCAACAGCAAGGGAGAAATAGTGGGGAAGCTTGAAGTTAAAACTTCACCTATATGCCTCAACCACAGATGGGAGTCTACAAAAACAATGTGAAGAATAAAGGAAATACAGTGTAGAAGATAAAAGCTTACAAATGTGACCACAAGCATCACAATGCTATGGGCTGCTCTGATCTCAGCATAGCCTCTGTTGCCTTGATGGGGAGGGAAAATATACTGCAGTCTCTGGTAGTGTCTATACaggagaagtaccatggagacactggcCCAGACCATGATGCTGATAAATATGGCATCATGGGCAAATGACAAGAACACAATGCCGACACTGAAGCCAGATGTAAAACAGACCCACTTACTTTTAGTGCTGGTTTTATTATGTCTGTTCTGTGGACCACTGACTTTCATTGGAATGTAGACATTATATAAGACACCAAACAACCAACAACTACAACAGGAATAGCTTATGACCTTGGGGCTTCTTCCTCTGACCATCAGCTCATTGAAATTACCAGGAACAAGAGTGACAAACTGATAGGTGCTCAagacacaggtgga
This Mus musculus strain C57BL/6J chromosome 7, GRCm38.p6 C57BL/6J DNA region includes the following protein-coding sequences:
- the Vmn1r177 gene encoding vomeronasal 1 receptor, D12, which translates into the protein MSSQNGAMKTTEEVALQIVLLCQFGIGTMANILLFVHNFSPLLTGCQLRPKEVICTNMAVSSILILFMTVFRNNVFVAQRNPLNDLQCKLEYFVYMVARSTNLCSTCVLSTYQFVTLVPGNFNELMVRGRSPKVISYSCCSCWLFGVLYNVYIPMKVSGPQNRHNKTSTKSKWVCFTSGFSVGIVFLSFAHDAIFISIMVWASVSMVLLLYRHYQRLQYIFPPHQGNRGYAEIRAAHSIVMLVVTFVSFYLLHCISFILHIVFVDSHLWLRHIGEVLTSSFPTISPLLLIFRDPSYHCSLIFNYKKPVI